A single genomic interval of Oreochromis aureus strain Israel breed Guangdong linkage group 12, ZZ_aureus, whole genome shotgun sequence harbors:
- the LOC120443047 gene encoding chymase-like: MSCLRNFSVFFSCMFLFIIQSGHGSEIIGGTEVKPHSLPFMACFVGVESLCGGTLIHPQWVLTAAHCNDMILVILGAHSLRKVEVDSWQVRVVEKQFPHPGYDRVTKVNDLVLLKWGMGSWLELLLLEGSVRVKRTYRDSTHSSQTNNSAGSKKQ, from the exons ATGTCCTGCTTGAGgaatttcagtgttttcttctCATGCATGTTTCTCTTCATCATCCAGTCAG gTCATGGTTCTGAGATTATTGGGGGGACAGAAGTCAAGCCACACTCGCTGCCTTTCATGGCCTGTTTTGTAGGTGTAGAATCTTTGTGTGGCGGGAcattaatccatccacaatGGGTCCTGACAGCCGCCCACTGCAATGA TATGATTCTAGTGATACTGGGAGCGCACTCCCTCAGGAAAGTGGAAGTTGATTCTTGGCAGGTCAGAGTGGTTGAGAAACAATTTCCTCATCCTGGCTATGACAGAGTAACCAAGGTCAATGACCTCGTGTTGCTCAAG TGGGGAATGGGGAGCTGGTTGGAGCTACTTCTTTTGGAAGGAAGTGTGAGAGTAAAGAGAACGTACCGGGACTCTACGCATTCATCTCAAACAAACAACTCAGCTGGATCAAAAAAACAATGA